The segment ACGACGCGATCGTCGTCCTGGAGAACATCAGCCGGCACGTCGAGGAGGGCATGTCGCCGCTCGAGGCCGCGTTCACCGGCTCGAAGGAAGTCGGCTTCACGCTCCTCTCCATGAACCTCTCGATCGTCGCGGTGTTCGTGTCGCTCCTCTTCATGGGCGGCATCGTCGAGCGGCTGTTCCGCGAGTTCTCCATCACGCTGGTCGCAGCCATCCTCATCTCGCTGGTGGTGTCGCTCACGCTCACCCCGATGCTGTGCGCGCGGTGGCTCGTGCACCAGGGCGTGGAGCGGCCCGGGCGCCTCCAGACACTGAGCGATCGCGGGTTCGGATGGCTGCGCCGCGGCTACGGCCGCACGCTGGACTGGGCGCTCGCACACTCACCCATCGTGCTGATGCTGTTCATCGGGACGGCGGCGTTCACGGTGCACCTGTACGTGAACGCGCCGAAGAGCTTCCTGCCGCAGCAGGACACGGGGCAGCTCGGCGGCTTCATCCGCGGCGACGACGGGATGTCGTTCCAGATCATGCAGCCGAAGATCGAGGCCTATCGCAAGGCGGTACTCGCCGATCCGGCGGTGGAGAGCGTGGCAGGGTTCGTCGGTGGCGGACGCGGCATCAACAACGCCCAGATGTTCGTGCGCCTCAAGCCGCTCGACGAACGGAAGGTGTCCGGTCAGGTCGTGGCCGAGCGCATCAGGCGCAACACCCCCAAGGTGCCAGGCGCGCGGCTGTGGCTGAACGTGGACCAGGACATCCGCTTCGGCGGCGGGTTCGGCGGCGGGTCGTACCAGTACATGCTGCGGTCCGACAGCGTGACCGAACTGCGCGTGTGGGCACAGCGCGTGCGCGAAGCGCTCAAGCCGCTCCCCGAGATCACGGGTATCCAGGACGAACTGGTGTCGAGCCAGCAGATCACGCTCGACGTCGATCGCGAGGCCGCGCGGCAGCTCGGCGTCGAGATGTCCACGGTGACCCAGGCGCTCAACAACGCCTTCGGACAGCGGCAGGTCTCCACCATCTACAACGCGATGAACCAGTACCGCGTGGTGATGGAAGTGGCTCCCCAGTTCGCGCAGGGACCCGAAGCGCTGGACGCGACATACGTGATCACGTCGCGGGGCGACCGCGTGCCGCTCTCGGCGTTCAGCCGCTACACGCGCACGTCGGCCAACGACCGCATCAGCCGCAGCGGCCAGTTCGCATCGGAGAGTATCTCGTTCGAGCTCTCGCCCGGCGTGAGCCTGAGCCAGGCCGAAGCGGCGATCAACCGCGCGGTGGGCGTGCTCACCCTGCCAACGTCCGTGCAGGGCACCATGCAGGGCAACGCCAGCCTCTTCACGCGCATGCAGGGCAACCAGCCCCTCGCCATCCTCGGCACGCTGCTCATCGTGTACATCGTGCTGGGCGTGCTCTACGAGAGCTACCTGCACCCGCTGACGATCCTGTCGACGCTGCCCTCGGCCGGCGCCGGGGCGTTGCTCGCCCTGCTGCTGCTCAAGACCGAATTCAGCCTCGTGGCGCTGCTCGGGTTGTTCCTGCTCATCGGCGTCGTGATGAAGAACGCGATCCTGATGATCGACGTCGCACTGCAACGCGAACGCGAACACGGCGTGTCACCGGAGGTCGCCATTCGCGAAGCGTGCCTGCTGCGCCTGCGACCCATCCTGATGACCACGATGTCCGCCCTGCTCGGCGCGCTGCCGCTCATGCTGGGGACGGGCGAAGGCGCGGAACTGCGTCAGCCGCTCGGCATCGCGATCGTCGGCGGCCTCGTGGTGAGTCAGGTGCTCACGCTCTACACCACGCCTGTCGTCTATCTGTACCTGGAGAACATCCGCGTGCGCGTCAACCGCCGCCGCGGCCACAGCGTCGCCGACGAGGTCATCCACGATCCGAGCGTGTCAGACGCGACGCACGCGTAAGGGACCGGCAACCGGCAACCGGCAAGCCGGCAAGCCGGCAACCGGGATGAACTTCTTCCAGATGGAGGCCAGGGGCTTCAGCCCCTGGCTCCGACGAACGGGCTGAAGCCCGTTCGCTCAAGCACGTAGTGTGATGGCCCTGTGTCCGGTTGCCGGTGGCCCATTGCCGGTTGCCGGACTCACCTCCCCGTCCTGTTCCAGTAGATGACCACGTTCGATGTGCGGCGGCCGGCGGCGATGATCTCCGGGCGGCCGTCGCCATCGAGGTCGGCTGTCGTCACGTCCTCGGTGGCCATGCCGCCCATGTCGATCGGCGTCCGTCGCTCGACAGCACCGTCCTTCGTGATGTCGTAGGCAACGAGGCCGGCGGCGCCATCGCGCCACCCCGCCACAAGTTCATCGTCGCCATCGACATCGAGGTCGGCCCACGCGATCGCATGACCGCCTGTCAGCGTGGCATCCGCTGTCGTCCGGGGCCACAGCGCCGATGATGCGGCGCCGCTGTCTGGCTCGCGATACACGATGACGGACGTGCCGTGCCACGGCTCGACTGTCGCGAGCATGCGTCTGCCGCCGACGCTCCCCATCTTGATCTCGCCGGGCGAACCCTCCCCCACCTTGCGCTTCTGCCACGTACCGTCGTCCGAGCGCGTCAGCAGGTGCAGACCTTCACGACTCGCGGTGAGCAGTTCGTCGCGATCCTGCCGTGTGAACCGCACCGGCAGGAAGTTGTGCAGGATGTGAAGACTGTCGTCGGCGATCTCCGACGGCCACGGCTGGCTGGCCGGCTGCGCGGGCACCGACAGCACGACGATGCGCGCGCCGGCTTCTGGCCAGTCCGGCGGGCTCGTGCCACGGCCGTGGAGCGGCGTGACGATGAGCTCGGGCCCGCCCTTCCCGTCGACGTCCGCCCACTTGATGCGGTGCAGCGTCGGCTCGTTCGTGATGTCGAACAGGGGCCACGGCGCGCCGTCGGCCGTCTGCCTCGTCCAGTGCAGCGTGCCACCGCCCGCCGTGTCGCGGGGATTCCACGTGGCGCCGATCGCCACGTCCATCCGTCCATCGCCGTCGATGTCGTGCGGCGCGAGGGTGACGTTGTCCTTCGGCGTCTTCCCGTCGAGGACGACGTGTTCCTTCCAGGTCGGATTCTCGAACCAGACGAGCTGCGTTCCGCTGATGGCGACAACGTCTGGCTTGCCGTCAGCGTTCATGTCCGCCGTCGTGACGGCGTAGCCGACGCCGAACTCGCGGCGGATCTCCTGTCGCTCGAACGTCACGCCGCTCGAGCCCGTCGCGGCCGGCTGCGAAGACGCGGCGAGATGGCCCAGGGCGGTACACACCAACGCCGCGCCAGCCAGCACGACACCGGCACGGCGCGGCAGGAAACGTTGCAGGGGGAACCGTTGCATGAGCCGCACTCTACACCGGCGCGTGCGGCGGCGCGCATCAGGCGCGACGCACGCGGCCGACGATCCAGTGGGTGGCCAGCAGGCCGACGCCGAGGAGCAGCAGGCCACCCGGTTCGGGCACCGACGCACTCTGGAACGTGACTTCGCTCAGGAACACCCACGAGTGCCCGTTCTCGTCGTCGCGGAACAGCTGCAGTTCGAGCGGCCCCGTGGCTGCGAGCTGCGAGAAGGTGAACGCGACGGGCGCTCCACCGGGGTCGTCGGTCAACGAATAGGTGGTTCCGTTGATGCGGATCGCTCTGGGTGTCGACACGCCACCTGCCCCGTTCGAGTCGTCGACGTGGATCGTCAGCGAGTCGATGGTGGTCCCGCCCGTGAAGTAGAACGTGATGGTGGGATCGATGCCGTCCCAGCCGACGTAGGGGCCATTGCCGGCAGGCGCCTCGGCGTCGAACCAGTTGGTGGTCGCAATGATTCCGTCTGTCAGGTCTCCGAGGCCGCCGGTCAGTGGCGCGCCATCTGCAGCCGTGTTTCCGGTGCCGTTGTAACTCTCGTCCCAGTAGTTGTACGACCCCGTGTGGCCGTTGAGCGTGTCGTACCAGAGGGGCAGCACCGGAGCGGCGGCGGCGATCGATCCGCTGGCGAGGACGGCCAGTACGACGAGGAATGGTGTTGTGCGACGCATGATGCCCGCCAGTGTGTCCGCAACGGATCGCGACTGCAAGCAGAGCCGTGGACTTTTCCGTAAGCTCTGCCGCACCACATCCTCACGGCACTCCCGGCGGATCGATCACCGCCTGAATCTCGGGTTCGTCGAACGAATCCGGCGTGACGAGCACGACACCCGTGTCGACGACTTCACTGACGGGCTTGCCCTGCAGGTGATCGACCATCGTCTTCACGCCGAGGTAGCCCATGTTGATGGGGTTCTGCGCGACGAAGCCGTGAATCTGTCCCGCGCGCAGCGGCTCGATGAAGCTGGCGCTGTAGTCGAAGCCAACGAAGGTCACCGAACCGGCCTTGCCGATGTCCTGGAGCGCGAGCAGCATGCCCGCGGTGGCCGATTCGTTGGACGTGAAGATGCCGTCGAGGCGATCGCCGTACTGATTGAGCAGGTTCTCCGACGCGCGCTTGGCCGTGTCGCGCGTGGCGCCCGCGTATTGATCGGAGGAGATCACCGTGACGCCAGGGAAGCTCGATCGCAGCTCGTCGAGGAATCCCTGCTCGCGCTCCTCCGTCGCCGCCGAGCCTTCCTGATAGCGCAGCAACAGCACGGTCCCCTTGCCGCCGAGCAGTTCGCCCATGCGCCGGCCGGCGAGGTGGCCGCCCCTGCCGTTGTCGGTGCTGACGTAGCTGACGGTGGGGTTCGGCTTCGTGAGCGCCGAGTCGAAGATCACCGTGGGGATCCCTGCTCGCGCGGCTTCCTCGACCGGACGACGCAACGCCGTGCTGTCGAGCGGCGCGAGCACGATGCCGGACACGCCCTGACTCGTGAACCCCTCCACGACCTGGACCTGCTGCTCCCGATCGTCTTCGCGCATGGGGCCCGTCCAGATCACCTCGACTGGCGTGCCCGCGGCCGTGTACTCGGCCGCCGCACGCTCGGCGCCAAGCTTCACGCGCTTCCAGTGCTCGTGCGTCGAGCCCTTCGGCACGAAGCCTATCGTGATGCCCGACTTCCGTCCGCCGTCGCCGCCGCACCCCATCGCGACCGCGAGCACCGCCGCCGTCACCATCCATCGCATGCGCATGTCGCGCTACATCATGTGCCATGAGCGCGTCATGCGCCTCTCCCACAGATGTAGGGGCACCCCTTGTAGGTGCCCGATCCGAACGGGCGGCCACAAGGGCCGCCCCTGCGTACCCTACTCCGATCGCAGGACCGTGGCGGGCTGGACGCGCAGGGCACGCAGCGCGGGAGCGAGCGATGCCAGCGCGCCGGTACACGCCAGCAGCGCGCAGCCGATGGCGAGCGTGCGCACGTCGTGAACCTGGAGGCCGTAGACCAGCGACTCGGCGTAGCGGCCGCTCCACCACGCCACGGCGAGGCCCACGACCAGGCCGACGACGACGAGC is part of the Acidobacteriota bacterium genome and harbors:
- a CDS encoding efflux RND transporter permease subunit, whose product is MNLSAPFITRPVATTLLSISVVLMGAIGYMLLPVSPLPQLDFPAITVGASLPGASPETMASSVATPLERALGTIAGVNEISSQSSQGSTRIFIQFDLGKNIDAAAREVQAAINASRSLLPSALPGMPSYRKINPSQAPIMLLALTSDTATTSQLYDLASTVLAQKVAQVTGVGDVTVGGGSLPAVRVELQPRALTQYGISLDEVRQAISNANLRRPKGMVEDSDRHWQIQASDQLTTADAYQPLVIAYRNDAPVRLSDVARVYDGVEDRYNAGYFNDKPAVLLVVSRQAQANIIDTVDGVTAQLPALRAFLPAGVSLDIASDRSPTIRATLREAQHTLLIAVGLVILVVLLFLAKFRAAMIPVMAVPVALIGSCAVMYLWGFSLNNLSLMALIVATGLVVDDAIVVLENISRHVEEGMSPLEAAFTGSKEVGFTLLSMNLSIVAVFVSLLFMGGIVERLFREFSITLVAAILISLVVSLTLTPMLCARWLVHQGVERPGRLQTLSDRGFGWLRRGYGRTLDWALAHSPIVLMLFIGTAAFTVHLYVNAPKSFLPQQDTGQLGGFIRGDDGMSFQIMQPKIEAYRKAVLADPAVESVAGFVGGGRGINNAQMFVRLKPLDERKVSGQVVAERIRRNTPKVPGARLWLNVDQDIRFGGGFGGGSYQYMLRSDSVTELRVWAQRVREALKPLPEITGIQDELVSSQQITLDVDREAARQLGVEMSTVTQALNNAFGQRQVSTIYNAMNQYRVVMEVAPQFAQGPEALDATYVITSRGDRVPLSAFSRYTRTSANDRISRSGQFASESISFELSPGVSLSQAEAAINRAVGVLTLPTSVQGTMQGNASLFTRMQGNQPLAILGTLLIVYIVLGVLYESYLHPLTILSTLPSAGAGALLALLLLKTEFSLVALLGLFLLIGVVMKNAILMIDVALQREREHGVSPEVAIREACLLRLRPILMTTMSALLGALPLMLGTGEGAELRQPLGIAIVGGLVVSQVLTLYTTPVVYLYLENIRVRVNRRRGHSVADEVIHDPSVSDATHA
- a CDS encoding VCBS repeat-containing protein; its protein translation is MQRFPLQRFLPRRAGVVLAGAALVCTALGHLAASSQPAATGSSGVTFERQEIRREFGVGYAVTTADMNADGKPDVVAISGTQLVWFENPTWKEHVVLDGKTPKDNVTLAPHDIDGDGRMDVAIGATWNPRDTAGGGTLHWTRQTADGAPWPLFDITNEPTLHRIKWADVDGKGGPELIVTPLHGRGTSPPDWPEAGARIVVLSVPAQPASQPWPSEIADDSLHILHNFLPVRFTRQDRDELLTASREGLHLLTRSDDGTWQKRKVGEGSPGEIKMGSVGGRRMLATVEPWHGTSVIVYREPDSGAASSALWPRTTADATLTGGHAIAWADLDVDGDDELVAGWRDGAAGLVAYDITKDGAVERRTPIDMGGMATEDVTTADLDGDGRPEIIAAGRRTSNVVIYWNRTGR
- a CDS encoding PEP-CTERM sorting domain-containing protein; protein product: MRRTTPFLVVLAVLASGSIAAAAPVLPLWYDTLNGHTGSYNYWDESYNGTGNTAADGAPLTGGLGDLTDGIIATTNWFDAEAPAGNGPYVGWDGIDPTITFYFTGGTTIDSLTIHVDDSNGAGGVSTPRAIRINGTTYSLTDDPGGAPVAFTFSQLAATGPLELQLFRDDENGHSWVFLSEVTFQSASVPEPGGLLLLGVGLLATHWIVGRVRRA
- a CDS encoding substrate-binding domain-containing protein — protein: MRMRWMVTAAVLAVAMGCGGDGGRKSGITIGFVPKGSTHEHWKRVKLGAERAAAEYTAAGTPVEVIWTGPMREDDREQQVQVVEGFTSQGVSGIVLAPLDSTALRRPVEEAARAGIPTVIFDSALTKPNPTVSYVSTDNGRGGHLAGRRMGELLGGKGTVLLLRYQEGSAATEEREQGFLDELRSSFPGVTVISSDQYAGATRDTAKRASENLLNQYGDRLDGIFTSNESATAGMLLALQDIGKAGSVTFVGFDYSASFIEPLRAGQIHGFVAQNPINMGYLGVKTMVDHLQGKPVSEVVDTGVVLVTPDSFDEPEIQAVIDPPGVP
- a CDS encoding FtsX-like permease family protein; its protein translation is MSYMVARRRNEIGVRLALGAGADHVLKLVLFEAARLVVVGLVVGLAVAWWSGRYAESLVYGLQVHDVRTLAIGCALLACTGALASLAPALRALRVQPATVLRSE